One stretch of Muribaculum intestinale DNA includes these proteins:
- a CDS encoding Maf family nucleotide pyrophosphatase has protein sequence MAKSTVPTDFINGRRLLLASHSPRRRELLAMLDIPFEIAESIDVDETYSPDMPIEDVPAHLSQKKGDAYCSHLKDDEIIITADTVVIIDGMILGKPKDEADAIEMLKALRDRSQTVVTGVTLTDSIHRHTFSVSTDVRFAAISDDEIQYYVEKYRPLDKAGAYGIQEWIGAIGIESISGSFYNVMGLPVHRLYNELKNFIDPV, from the coding sequence ATGGCAAAGTCAACAGTCCCTACCGATTTTATCAACGGCCGTAGATTGCTCCTCGCAAGCCATTCTCCTCGTCGACGTGAACTCCTCGCGATGCTTGACATTCCGTTTGAAATAGCCGAAAGCATCGACGTCGACGAAACATACAGCCCCGACATGCCAATCGAGGATGTGCCGGCACATCTTTCTCAGAAAAAAGGCGACGCTTATTGCAGCCACCTGAAAGATGACGAAATAATAATCACCGCCGATACCGTGGTGATAATCGACGGTATGATTCTCGGCAAACCAAAGGACGAAGCCGATGCCATAGAAATGCTGAAAGCACTTCGTGACCGGAGTCAGACTGTAGTTACCGGAGTCACCCTCACCGACTCAATCCACCGACATACATTCTCGGTAAGCACCGACGTACGGTTTGCCGCCATTTCCGACGATGAGATACAGTATTATGTAGAGAAATATCGTCCGCTCGACAAAGCCGGAGCCTACGGTATCCAGGAATGGATAGGTGCAATCGGTATCGAAAGTATCAGCGGCAGTTTCTACAACGTGATGGGACTCCCTGTACACCGACTATATAACGAATTGAAAAACTTCATTGACCCTGTATAA
- a CDS encoding beta-N-acetylglucosaminidase domain-containing protein: MKTMISAAMTAVICATVPNTAAADEGAFDLSSQRSEVQQLNPVPGKKIDHQGLIINPTPHSIDIDRTSVYTLPATKKINDKKGKFAYTIAEVVPGGIDLSIDFGEKQAKKNGVELRPEAYKLTVDKKGVTITGYDEAGAFYGLQTLRQILTSEIASSGTIPHMTINDWPSLSRRGVIEGFYGAPWSHDVRLSLIDYYGKNKLNSYFFGPKDDPYHSTPHWRQPYPEPEAKKIKELVEAANRNHVDFIWAIHPGGDIRWNEADYDSLVNKLDMMYDLGVRAFALFFDDIDGEGRNPVKQVDLFNRLNREFVKKKGDVSNLVVCPTDYSRLWAKTDSAGALATYGRSLDKSIEVFYTGDVVCSDLTHETMDFFNGLIRRPGFWWWNYPVSDYCRNFILQGPVYGLDTTITEEDVVGFGTNPMEHGEASKLALYGVADYTWNTPAYNAIDNWERALSDLAPDATDAYRTFAIHSADTENGYRRDESWETSTFSLNEYTPEKAAAMLAEFEKIEKVPATMEAKCNNQLLMKELKPWLTEFGKLGKRGVEAIGLIEQYRAGNDSIFWTGYVDALMTPEERKAYDAHKSGTLKLQPFIENALEDMVIGFYGRVAGNTPAIHIPIGSYPNLATRQSRLMTDRDTTNHYTSAEAQKDGDWIGLDLGTLRKVNNIRVMQGRNSTADTDYFDNVVLQASADGHTWTDLTSPLKETYDIIWKDDNGIDARYVRIKRLDSKRTSWTTVREFFVNPVTADNLPYSATASAVDIMLNAFDNNPDTYSTLAGDTWNITPESGANSILVLSKTIDNPVTVDQIDAKGNIVSSDTITTPWRKINLANGTTKVNFSSAGADICEIVVL, from the coding sequence ATGAAAACTATGATTTCAGCCGCAATGACTGCCGTCATATGCGCCACAGTACCAAACACAGCTGCAGCCGACGAAGGTGCGTTTGATCTTTCGTCGCAACGTTCAGAGGTACAGCAACTCAACCCTGTGCCCGGAAAAAAAATTGATCATCAGGGGCTGATAATAAACCCCACCCCCCACAGCATCGACATCGACCGCACATCAGTCTACACTCTCCCTGCCACAAAAAAAATCAACGATAAAAAAGGAAAATTTGCTTATACAATAGCAGAAGTCGTACCCGGAGGAATAGACCTGTCTATTGATTTCGGAGAAAAACAGGCTAAAAAAAATGGAGTCGAACTTCGACCGGAAGCCTATAAACTTACCGTTGATAAAAAAGGAGTCACCATAACAGGATATGATGAGGCAGGCGCTTTCTACGGTCTGCAGACCCTGCGCCAGATACTCACATCGGAAATTGCCTCATCTGGCACTATTCCGCATATGACTATCAACGACTGGCCATCGCTGTCGCGCCGAGGTGTCATAGAGGGATTCTATGGTGCTCCATGGAGCCACGATGTGCGCCTGTCGCTCATTGACTACTATGGGAAAAACAAGCTCAACAGCTATTTCTTCGGGCCTAAGGACGACCCCTATCACAGCACTCCCCACTGGAGACAGCCCTACCCTGAACCCGAAGCTAAAAAAATCAAGGAACTGGTAGAGGCCGCCAACCGCAACCATGTCGACTTCATCTGGGCAATCCACCCCGGGGGAGATATCCGCTGGAACGAAGCCGACTACGATAGCCTTGTCAACAAGCTCGATATGATGTACGACCTGGGAGTAAGGGCATTCGCTCTATTCTTTGATGATATCGACGGCGAAGGACGCAATCCGGTGAAACAGGTCGACCTGTTCAACCGTCTCAACCGAGAGTTTGTGAAAAAGAAAGGCGATGTAAGCAATCTCGTAGTATGCCCGACCGATTATTCGCGCCTATGGGCCAAAACCGATTCGGCCGGCGCACTGGCCACATACGGGCGCTCGCTCGACAAATCGATAGAAGTATTCTATACCGGCGACGTAGTTTGCAGCGACCTTACACACGAAACAATGGACTTCTTCAACGGTCTTATCCGCCGCCCCGGATTCTGGTGGTGGAACTATCCCGTATCTGACTACTGCCGGAATTTCATACTTCAGGGCCCGGTATACGGACTGGACACTACAATCACAGAAGAAGATGTTGTAGGATTCGGGACAAACCCCATGGAACATGGCGAAGCCTCTAAACTGGCTCTTTATGGTGTAGCCGACTATACCTGGAATACCCCCGCCTACAATGCCATCGACAACTGGGAACGCGCCCTATCCGATCTCGCCCCCGATGCCACTGACGCATACCGCACATTCGCCATACACTCTGCAGACACCGAAAACGGATACCGACGTGATGAATCGTGGGAAACTTCGACCTTCTCTCTCAACGAATACACTCCTGAAAAAGCCGCGGCTATGCTGGCTGAATTTGAGAAAATCGAGAAAGTGCCTGCCACTATGGAGGCGAAATGCAACAATCAACTGCTGATGAAGGAGCTTAAGCCCTGGCTTACCGAATTTGGCAAACTCGGCAAGCGCGGAGTTGAAGCCATCGGCCTGATTGAACAATACCGCGCCGGCAACGACTCAATATTTTGGACCGGATATGTAGATGCGCTTATGACTCCTGAAGAACGCAAAGCCTACGACGCCCACAAATCAGGCACCCTGAAACTGCAGCCTTTTATCGAGAATGCGCTCGAAGACATGGTAATCGGATTCTACGGTCGAGTTGCCGGAAACACTCCGGCCATTCATATCCCTATCGGCTCATATCCCAACCTGGCCACACGCCAGTCGCGCCTGATGACCGACAGAGATACCACAAACCACTATACCTCGGCTGAAGCGCAGAAAGATGGCGACTGGATTGGTCTCGACCTCGGCACACTCCGTAAAGTCAACAACATACGCGTGATGCAGGGACGTAACTCTACAGCCGACACCGATTATTTCGACAATGTCGTACTTCAGGCATCAGCCGACGGACATACATGGACCGACCTCACATCTCCGCTAAAGGAGACGTATGATATCATCTGGAAAGATGACAACGGAATCGATGCCCGCTACGTGCGCATAAAGAGACTCGACTCCAAGCGCACAAGCTGGACCACAGTGAGAGAATTCTTCGTAAATCCCGTCACCGCCGACAATCTTCCCTACAGCGCTACCGCATCTGCAGTCGACATCATGCTCAACGCCTTTGACAATAATCCCGACACATATTCTACCCTTGCGGGAGACACTTGGAACATCACTCCCGAGAGCGGAGCCAACTCAATTCTTGTACTCAGCAAGACAATCGACAATCCTGTCACTGTCGACCAGATAGACGCAAAAGGCAATATCGTGTCATCCGATACAATTACTACACCTTGGCGCAAAATCAATCTTGCAAACGGCACAACTAAAGTCAACTTCAGCTCGGCAGGAGCTGACATTTGCGAGATAGTAGTGCTCTGA
- a CDS encoding KdsC family phosphatase, whose amino-acid sequence MSKIDYDLELIRGIVFDVDGVLSPSCIPLGGDGMPQRMVNIKDGYAIQLAVKCGYKIAIITGADSQAVYDRFSGLGVKDIYMKAGVKINILHEWMKSRGLKPEEVAYAGDDIPDYEVMRHVGLPVAPRDAAREIKETARYISPCDGGYGVGRDLIEEIMRAQGHWMKDEKAFGW is encoded by the coding sequence ATGAGCAAGATTGACTACGACTTGGAGCTCATACGCGGCATAGTATTCGATGTAGACGGTGTGCTATCACCCTCTTGCATACCTCTGGGAGGCGACGGGATGCCACAACGCATGGTCAATATAAAGGATGGCTATGCCATACAGCTTGCCGTGAAATGCGGCTACAAGATTGCTATTATCACAGGAGCCGACTCACAGGCCGTATACGACCGCTTCAGCGGACTCGGCGTTAAGGACATATATATGAAAGCCGGCGTCAAAATCAACATTCTACACGAATGGATGAAAAGCCGTGGCCTTAAACCGGAAGAGGTGGCATACGCTGGAGACGACATACCCGACTATGAAGTAATGCGCCATGTCGGACTCCCGGTAGCTCCTCGCGATGCGGCTCGCGAAATAAAGGAGACTGCACGATACATATCGCCATGCGATGGCGGATATGGTGTAGGCCGCGACCTTATTGAGGAGATAATGCGTGCACAAGGCCACTGGATGAAAGATGAAAAAGCCTTCGGATGGTAA
- a CDS encoding Rossmann-like and DUF2520 domain-containing protein, with product MEGTLTGQSSDDSVRIVLLGSGNVATHLAKVLAPNIVQIWSRNPRHAETLAHDIGAEAVENINDITLEADLYLISVSDDAIIPLAMQLKGRKGIWAHTSGSIPATALDGVGDAHGVFYPLQTFSRDVDVDMAQVPVFIEASTPEAAGKLKKTAAIFTSHIYDADSDRRRRLHIAAVFACNFANYMWLKADTLLHDEGLDIRVFAPLIEATLTKAMTTGPRDGQTGPARRGDRSVIASHESMLQGDDREIYSLLSDSILKYFNK from the coding sequence ATGGAAGGAACGTTGACCGGGCAGTCATCAGACGATTCAGTGCGCATTGTACTGCTGGGCTCCGGAAACGTGGCCACACATCTGGCCAAAGTGCTTGCTCCGAATATCGTGCAGATATGGTCGCGCAATCCACGTCATGCCGAAACTCTTGCACACGACATCGGCGCCGAAGCCGTAGAAAATATCAATGACATAACACTCGAAGCCGACCTGTATCTGATTTCGGTAAGCGACGACGCCATAATCCCGCTTGCAATGCAGCTTAAAGGCCGCAAAGGCATATGGGCGCACACCTCCGGCTCAATACCGGCTACGGCTTTGGATGGTGTCGGCGATGCCCATGGTGTATTCTATCCGTTGCAGACATTCTCACGTGATGTAGATGTCGACATGGCACAGGTACCGGTATTCATTGAAGCCTCCACACCTGAGGCCGCCGGCAAACTGAAGAAGACCGCCGCGATATTCACATCCCACATATACGATGCCGACTCCGACAGGCGCCGCCGACTTCATATCGCAGCTGTTTTTGCATGCAATTTTGCCAACTACATGTGGCTCAAGGCCGACACTCTTCTCCACGATGAAGGACTTGACATACGTGTATTTGCACCACTTATCGAGGCTACGCTCACTAAAGCGATGACAACCGGGCCTCGCGACGGACAGACAGGGCCTGCCCGACGTGGCGACCGGTCGGTAATAGCATCCCACGAATCAATGCTCCAGGGCGATGACCGGGAAATATATTCACTGCTATCAGACTCAATACTAAAATATTTCAACAAATGA
- a CDS encoding nitroreductase family protein: protein MTSFHDLITNRRSIRRYTDEEISAEDVKTIMEAALMAPTSKSSRPWQFVIVEDAARLEALSKCKEAGAMPIAKAPLAIVVAVDVEASDPWIEDAAIAATFIQLQAQDLGLGSCWIQIRGRYTDRDLESETYVQNVLDMPDTILPVAIITIGHPAEEKKPQNLEKLLWEKVHINEWKER from the coding sequence ATGACTTCATTCCACGACCTTATAACAAACCGTCGCAGTATACGCCGATATACCGACGAAGAGATATCAGCTGAAGATGTCAAGACCATCATGGAGGCTGCCTTAATGGCCCCCACAAGTAAAAGCAGCCGCCCATGGCAGTTTGTAATAGTAGAGGACGCCGCCAGGCTTGAAGCTCTCAGCAAATGCAAAGAAGCCGGAGCAATGCCGATTGCTAAAGCACCGCTTGCCATAGTGGTAGCTGTCGATGTGGAGGCAAGCGACCCATGGATTGAAGATGCTGCAATCGCCGCGACTTTCATACAGCTTCAGGCACAGGATCTCGGACTCGGCTCTTGCTGGATACAGATACGCGGACGATATACCGACCGCGACCTCGAGTCTGAAACTTACGTACAAAATGTACTTGATATGCCTGACACCATTCTTCCAGTTGCGATAATAACAATCGGACATCCTGCAGAAGAGAAAAAGCCACAGAATCTGGAAAAACTGCTATGGGAGAAGGTACATATAAACGAATGGAAGGAACGTTGA
- a CDS encoding flavodoxin family protein yields MKVLIFNGSAHINGCTARALTELENTLHDNGVDTELINIANRDIRGCIACNHCREHGQCVFNDIVNETAPKFAEADGIVVGTPVYYAHANGQAIAFLDRLFYSTMTTVDKTMKVGAAVISSRRAGSTSAMDEINKYFTISSMPVVSSTYWNEVHGFKAADVDNDLEGLQTMRNLGRNMAFLIKAIRSQREANGGVPEQERRYFTSFFDD; encoded by the coding sequence ATGAAAGTACTCATATTCAACGGAAGCGCCCATATCAACGGGTGTACGGCACGCGCTCTTACCGAGCTTGAAAACACACTCCACGACAATGGTGTAGACACCGAGCTTATAAATATCGCCAACCGCGACATACGCGGATGCATAGCATGCAACCATTGTCGCGAGCACGGACAGTGTGTATTCAACGACATCGTCAACGAAACCGCACCCAAATTTGCCGAAGCCGACGGCATCGTAGTAGGCACTCCGGTATATTACGCACACGCCAACGGACAGGCTATTGCATTTCTCGACCGATTGTTTTACAGTACAATGACCACTGTCGACAAGACAATGAAAGTAGGAGCCGCCGTAATCTCATCACGTCGAGCAGGCTCTACATCGGCCATGGATGAAATCAACAAATATTTCACTATCAGCTCCATGCCGGTAGTATCAAGCACATATTGGAATGAAGTCCACGGCTTCAAGGCCGCCGATGTCGACAATGACCTGGAGGGACTTCAGACAATGCGCAACCTCGGACGCAACATGGCGTTTCTAATCAAAGCTATCCGCTCTCAAAGGGAAGCCAACGGAGGAGTGCCCGAACAAGAGCGCAGATACTTCACCAGCTTTTTCGATGATTAA
- a CDS encoding Crp/Fnr family transcriptional regulator gives MAQFNLYDSLIDLSMIKSYCREKGSLCLYAKEEHFVQQGEVGKYLGVVESGYFKYQVITSSGKEAVVGFAFEGEIVVDFYNSYNRCPSEITIKAGSASSVSQIRISEARELINTTFDGNLSSLNGILFNEIYVRYLELYRKTPTERYIDLINQYPQIFDIVSLRDIASYLLITPVYLSRIRKIIAINTGE, from the coding sequence ATGGCGCAGTTTAATCTATATGACTCTCTGATTGACCTCTCGATGATAAAGAGTTATTGTCGCGAGAAAGGCAGTTTGTGCCTTTATGCAAAAGAGGAACACTTTGTGCAACAGGGAGAGGTCGGTAAATATCTTGGAGTTGTCGAATCCGGCTATTTCAAATATCAAGTTATCACTTCCTCCGGCAAAGAGGCCGTTGTTGGATTTGCCTTCGAGGGTGAGATTGTCGTCGATTTTTACAACTCATATAATCGCTGTCCATCTGAAATTACAATCAAAGCCGGATCCGCTTCATCTGTGTCGCAAATCCGAATATCAGAAGCGAGGGAATTGATTAATACCACATTCGATGGTAATCTTTCCTCTCTTAATGGCATCTTGTTCAATGAGATTTATGTTCGCTATCTTGAACTCTACCGCAAGACTCCGACAGAGCGTTATATTGATTTGATCAATCAGTATCCTCAGATTTTTGACATAGTTTCGCTACGCGATATAGCTTCGTATTTACTTATTACTCCCGTATATCTCAGCCGAATCCGAAAGATTATCGCAATAAATACGGGCGAATAA